ACGGCTTCGATCAGCGCACCGATGACGTCGATCGACAGCGAATAGTTCCAGCTGGTGCCGGGCGCGAACAGCAGCGGCACGCTCGCGATCCGGCGCAGGTTTTCGGTGAGCGTGATCGATGCGCCATCGAGCCCGTCGGAGACACCCGCACGCGCATAGGGGCCGTTCGCGTCGGTTTCGTTGAAACGATAGTCGAGGCCGGCGGTATGCACGAGCAACTGGCGCACCGTGATCGTCGGCACGCGGCCGTCGGGCAGCGCCGGACGGAATTCGGGCAGCCAGCGCGCGATGTCTTCGTCGAGCGACAGCTTGCGTTGCGCGACGAGCGCCATCGCGGCCGCCGAGACGATCGGCTTCGTCACCGATGCGAGCCGGAACAGCGTGTCCTCGCGCATCGGCGTACGCGATTCGCGATCCGCGAACCCGGCCGCGCGGCGATAGACGAGCTCGCCGTCGCGGGCGACGAGGACGACCGCGCCGACCAGGCGCTGCGTGTCGAGCTGGCGGGACAGGACCGTGTCGATGCGTTCGGCGAGCGCCGGATCGGTGGACGACTGCTGTGACGATGCGGGAGAGGAGGTCATCGAAGTTTCCGTCGTGAAGAGCCTGGTCGACATGTTATGAGGCGGTTGCCGCACGCGTCGTTAACCCTTACTCCGAACAGGGCGATGGGCGCGGCACGGGCCGGCATGGGCGAACACCGACCCCGGCGGCCGACAAAATAGGCGCCAATCGTCCGTTGGCGTTCGTTAGAATCTGCTTTCGTCGAGGAAATGACGCATTTGCATGGTGCAGAGCAGTATCGAATCGAAGACGCTGCTCGTCCTGATTCCATCGTTCATCTTTCACCGGAGGCGAGCATGCCAGGTTTACTTCCCGATGTTGACCGCGAGGGGCTCCTTGAATATTCGGTGGTGTACACCGATCGCTCGATCAACCATATGTCGCAGCGTTTCCAGGGCGTCATGCGCGACATCTCCGCCACGCTGAAAAAAGTCTACAACGCGAAATCGGTCGCGATCGTCCCAGGCAGTGGGACGTTCGGCATGGAAGCCGTGGCGCGACAGTTCGCGACGAACAAGAAATGCCTCGTGATCCGCAACGGCTGGTTCAGCTTTCGCTGGTCGCAGATCTTCGACATGGGCAGCATTCCGTCCGAGACGACGGTGCTGAAGGCGCGCCCGGTCGAAGCGGGCAGGCAGGCGGCCTATGCGCCGGCGCCGATCGACGAAGTGGTTGCCGCGATCAAGGAAAACAAACCCGATCTCGTGTTCGCGCCGCACGTCGAAACCGCGTCCGGGATCATGCTGCCCGATGCGTACCTGCGCGCGGTGGCCGATGCCGTGCATGCGGTCGGCGGCATGTTCGTGCTGGATTGCATCGCGTCCGGCACCGTGTGGGTCGACATGCAGGCGAGCGGCGTCGATATCCTGATCAGTGCGCCGCAAAAGGGCTGGAGCGCGTCGCCGTGCTGCGCGATGGTCATGTTGAGCCCGCTCGCACGCGAGCGTATCGATGCGACGACCAGCACCAGCTTCGCGTGCGATCTGCGCAAGTGGCTGCAGATCATGGAAGCGTACGAGGGCGGCGGGTTCGCGTATCACGCGACGATGCCCACGGACAGCCTCACGACGCTGCGCGACGTGATGAAGGAAACCGACGCATACGGCTTCGACAAGGTGAAGGCGGAACAGCTCGAGCTCGGCGAGCGCATTCGCGCGCTGCTGACGGAGAAGGGGATCAGGAGCGTGGCCGCGAAAGGGTTCGAGGCGCCGGGTGTCGTGGTGAGCTACACGGACGATGACGGGATTCGCACCGGGAAGAAATTCGCCGATGTCGGTTTGCAGATCGCGGCGGGCGTACCGTTGCAATGCGACGAGCCGGAGGATTTCAAGACGTTCCGGCTCGGGTTGTTCGGTCTCGACAAGCTGCATGATGTCGATGGCGCGGTGAAGCGGTTTGCCGATGCGTTGAACCGGATTGTTTGACGCGGTTTTGCGGGGTGGAGTGTTTTGGTGGCCGCCGCTCATTCGTTGAGCGGCGGCTTTTTAGTCGTTGAAAACGCAACCATTCTGGATCGTGACATGACCGAAGGCGCTCTGACGTTTGCCAGTCAGGCTGAATGGGAAAGCTGGTTGGAGCAAAACGGCGGCACGTCGACCGGAGCATGGCTGCGGTTCGCGAAAAAAGGCGTGGGGCAGCGAACCGTCAGCTATGAAGAGGCGGTGGAAAGCGCCCTCTGCCACGGCTGGATCGATGGTCAGAAGAAGGCCGAGAGCGAGCAATACTGGTTACAACGCTTTACCCCGCGTTCGGCGAAGAGCATCTGGTCCAAAATCAACAAGGACAAGGCCGAAGCGCTGATCGTCGCCGGCAGGATGCGCCCGGCCGGCCTGCGTGAAATCGAGAGGGCCAAACAAGACGGCCGTTGGGAGGCTGCCTATACGTCGGCCAGCAATTCGATCGTGCCGGACGACTTGCAGGCGGCTCTGGACGCCAATCCGAAAGCCGCGAAGTTTTTTGCGACGCTGAACAGCCGTAATCGCTATGCGATCCTGTTCCGGATACAGCACGCCAGGAAGCCTGAAACACGGGCACGCAAAATCGCGGAATTCATCGACATGCTGAAGCGGGGCGAGACGTTTCATCCGTAGATGAGTGGGGTTTCTGACGGAGATTTTGTCGAACCCGATCGACGCGGGAAATGTTCCGGTCGCCGTATGAACGGGAAAACAGGAATGGGAGCAAGAATGCATATCCGCGCATCGGCGTTCAGCCCGCGTCGCGCGGCGCTCGGCGTCGTCATGGCGCTGACGTTGTCGTGGTTCACCGCTGCGCAAGCGCAGAGCTGCGCACCGGATAGCGTGGCTCCCGAGTGCTTGCTGCAGCGTAGTCAAGATGAGTTGCAGCGAGTCGATGGCGAATTGAACCGTACTTACCAAAAGGTTCTGAAGTCGCTGTCACGGCCACGTGACGAGTACGTCGACTATCCGGCACTCAAGGTGAAATTTGTCGCGGCACAGCGGCAATGGCTCCGTTTCATCGACGACGAGTGTTCCGCTTGGTATCTGATAAACGAGGCAGGCGCGGATCGTAATCTTGATCTACTGACTTGCGAAA
This is a stretch of genomic DNA from Burkholderia cenocepacia. It encodes these proteins:
- a CDS encoding aminotransferase class V-fold PLP-dependent enzyme, whose amino-acid sequence is MPGLLPDVDREGLLEYSVVYTDRSINHMSQRFQGVMRDISATLKKVYNAKSVAIVPGSGTFGMEAVARQFATNKKCLVIRNGWFSFRWSQIFDMGSIPSETTVLKARPVEAGRQAAYAPAPIDEVVAAIKENKPDLVFAPHVETASGIMLPDAYLRAVADAVHAVGGMFVLDCIASGTVWVDMQASGVDILISAPQKGWSASPCCAMVMLSPLARERIDATTSTSFACDLRKWLQIMEAYEGGGFAYHATMPTDSLTTLRDVMKETDAYGFDKVKAEQLELGERIRALLTEKGIRSVAAKGFEAPGVVVSYTDDDGIRTGKKFADVGLQIAAGVPLQCDEPEDFKTFRLGLFGLDKLHDVDGAVKRFADALNRIV
- a CDS encoding YdeI/OmpD-associated family protein — encoded protein: MTEGALTFASQAEWESWLEQNGGTSTGAWLRFAKKGVGQRTVSYEEAVESALCHGWIDGQKKAESEQYWLQRFTPRSAKSIWSKINKDKAEALIVAGRMRPAGLREIERAKQDGRWEAAYTSASNSIVPDDLQAALDANPKAAKFFATLNSRNRYAILFRIQHARKPETRARKIAEFIDMLKRGETFHP
- a CDS encoding lysozyme inhibitor LprI family protein; protein product: MHIRASAFSPRRAALGVVMALTLSWFTAAQAQSCAPDSVAPECLLQRSQDELQRVDGELNRTYQKVLKSLSRPRDEYVDYPALKVKFVAAQRQWLRFIDDECSAWYLINEAGADRNLDLLTCEIDRTRDRTRELNAWLKQVSHD